The genomic region AGCCGGCGGACTTTGCCATGCTCAAGGTCCAGGCGACCGAGATGCTCGAGCGCGTCGCGCGCGATGCCGCCCAGATATTGGGCGGTGCGTCCTATCTGCAGGGATCGAAGGTCGAGCGCATTTATCGCGAGGTCCGGGTCAATGCGATCGGTGGCGGGTCGGAGGAAATCATGCTCGATCTCGCCGGGCGCCAGCTGTTCAGCCGCTAGGCAACTGGCACCAATCGCCTTCAATCGCCTGTACCCGCGCCCATCTTATTCCGGCGCGCGCGAGACCCTATATGGTCGGTATGGCCGACCCCGCATCCTCGCCTGACGGAACGTCCGTTACGACCATCTGGTTCGACGGCGCCTGTCCGCTATGCACGCGCGAAATTGCGTGGATGCGCAGGCTGGATCGCCGGGGCCGATTGCATTTTGTCGATGTGTCGGACGAACAGACGGCCTGCCCGGGTAATCGCGCCGAGCTACTCGCGCGCTTCCATGCCGAGGAAGATGGGGAGATTGTTTCGGGTGCGGCAGCCTTTGCCGCCATGTGGCGCCAGATCCCTCTGCTCCGCCCGCTCGGCCTTGCCGCCCGCAACCGGATCAGCCTTGCGATATTGGAAGCCATGTATCGCGTTCACCTGAAGATCCGCCCAGCGTTGCAGCGGCTCGTGCGGAGAATTGATCAATCCGCATAATGCGATCGCCCAGCCGCAACAGCGGCCATTGTTAGGTGTTCGGCATGGGGCGTGCTATTCTGTGAACCGCAGAGATTGGTGAACGTAACTGGGAGTAGGACAATGGCGCCAATTGCAATTGCCTTTCTCCTTGGCTTGGCGGGAGCCAATACTGGCGCCGCTGATGCGTCATTCTACCAAGCTCAAGAGGCGCCGATTACAGCGGCCAGTGCCACCATTGAGCCGACGCTTACCGAAATCATTGCCATGCAGGTTGAGCGGTACCGCCGTATGACCGTGCCGGTCACCATCATGGGCGAAGGGCCCTTCAATTTCATGGTCGATACCGGTGCGCAGACCACGCTGTTATCGATTGGTCTTGCCGATCAATTGCAGCTGAACGACCGTGAGACCGCCACCCTTGTCGGCATGGCCAGCATGCGCACGGTTGAGACCACCACAGTGCCCGATTTCCACCTGGGCGATCGCCAACTCACGATCCGCACCGCGCCGCTGGTGGAAGATCCGGATTTCTTCGGCGACGCGGACGGCATTCTTGGCCTTGATACGCTGCAGGACCAACGCGTGCTGCTGGACTTTGGCGCCGGCGAGATGATCGTATCGGAATCCCTGCCGCGTGGCGGATCCAGAGGATATGACATAGTCGTCCGCGCGCGCGAACGGCTTGGACAGCTGATCATCCATCGCGCTGAGCTCGATGGTATTTCGGTAGATGTTATTATCGATACGGGCGCGCAAGTTTCGATCGGCAACCTCGCATTGGAACGTCGGCTAAACCGCAGACGGATGCTCGCGGACTCGATCCTGACCGATATCAATGGCGAGGAATTGCGCAGCGAAACGCGGGTAGCGCGCCGGTTGGAGCTGGGTAATGTCCGGCTCAGCGAAATTGCGATATCCTTCGCCGATTCACCGGTTTTTGATACCCTCGGCCTTTCTGACAGGCCGGCAATGATCCTCGGTATGAGCGAGCTGCGCCTGTTTGATCGCGTGGCAATCGATTTCCGCAGCCGCCGCGTGCTCTTCGATCTGCCAGAAAATGTGGGCATCAGCCGCGCCTTCTGAACCATCGCGGGCTGGAATTGATCATGCGTATGAAAAATCTTCTGTTGGGCATAACTGCATTGCTGTTAGCTGGCGCGATAGCAGCGCTCTGGTGGTTTGACTCGCATTTCGAAGAGCCTGATGCACAATGGGTAGAGTCCGTCGCCGGAGATGTTGAGGCGCGTTCGGTACTCGCCGTATTTGCGCATCCCGATGACGAACAGCTGGTAACAGGCCTGTTGATACGAGCCCGGGAACGCGATGATGCAATCACCCGCATTGTCACATTCACACGCGGCGAAGCTGGCACTCCAATGCCGCAGATCAGCAGACCTGAGGACCTGGGAACGATACGCCATGCTGAATTGCTGAAGAATGGCTATGCGCTGGGCGTCTCGGAACAGGGCGTCTTGGAATATCCCGATGGCGGCCTGGTCGACGCGGACTTCGAAGAATATGCCACGGTTTTGAGCGAGTATATTGTGCGCTGGCAACCCGATCTCGTCGTCACATTCTGGCCAGAGAGCGGCTATACCGGCCATGCCGATCATATGATGGTTGGCCGCGTGGCAACCGAGGTCGTTCGCAGGCTGCAGGCAGACGATCCGGAAACCGCGCCTCGGGCAATTGCCTATGTCCTGGCTCCTCGCCAGATGATGAGCCGCTTTGGCGGAGAGGTGGGTGCCCGGGTCGCAGCCAATCAGCCCGAGCCAACCCATGCCATGCCGGGTGAAGGATGGGCCAAGATCCGCGGTTGGGAAATCCATGCATCGCAAGCGGACTTTGTTCGCGAAGTTTACGGCTTCCCACCCTGGTTTCTCCATCGCATTCACGACAAGGAACATTATCGGGTCGAACAATTCTAACGGCCGCTACGCCTTCAGCGATCTGAGCATATGTATCAGCAAATCCTGAACCGCTGCGTTTGAGAGCTTGGTGGCATTGGCCGGGGAATGCGCTTTGTACAGATATTGCTCCGTCATCACGCTCACCATCGTGAGTACCGCCATCTGCCCGCGGGCCAGATCATCCTTGGTCGGATGATCGAAATCCTTTGCGAGCACCGCACCCAGACTATCCCCCAAAGCGTTGCGCCCCGAGCGCGTGATTTGCAGTTCCGGGTGCAGCCGGATGTAAAGATGCACGGTACGGATAAGGCCAGCATTTTGCGCGAATAACTTGGCCGTTCGGCGCACAATCATCTCAATGATCTCGTCTGAGGTTTCCAGCGAATAGTCTTCAAACCCGCGCGCCCAATTTTCAAACAGCTGACCATAAGCCGCAAAGACAAATGGCAGCACGCTCTCCTTCGTCTTGAAGCGTCGATAGAAAGTGCCGACGGCCATCTCCGCCTCCGCCATGATCTCAGCGATCGTCAGCTGATCAAAGGGCGTCGTCTCGATCAGCCTCAATGTCGCCTGGACAATGCGCGCCTGGGATTCGCGGCCCTTTTTATGGGTCGGTTCGATGATGTCAGGATGGCTCGGCAATGCTGCTCTCCCCGTGACCGGTTGACTTGTGAATATGTATTCATATATACGATGTGTATGCGAATATATATTCACAACAGGTGATCCAATGTCAACGCACAAACTGACCTTCGTCTTCGTCGCTCTATTCATTTTCCTCATCGCCTGGTCTATCGGCCTGGCGGCACCATTGATGGACTGGCTCAATCCATCCTCCGAAATGGAACGCTATCTGCTCAATAAGGGCGTGCTGACCCTCGTCTTCGCCGCGGTATTGTGGCGCATGCGCCTGTGCGCCTCGGTCGGCTTTACTTCGGGTACAGGCCTGTCGACTTATGTGATCGGCCTGCCGCTGATCGCGCTGGGGATATTGGCTTTTTTCGAGCCCGGTCGGGCCGCACTCACGGCCCCGGAAATCGCCGGATGGGCGGTTGTCGTTATCTTCGTTGCCTTTACCGAGGAAACGCTGTTTCGCGGTATCCTGTGGCAAGCGCTGAGCGCGAGCAATGTCTGGAAGCGCGCCTTTACCACCTCTTTCCTGTTTGGCCTGAGCCACAGCATCGCCGCGTTCGGCGTATTCGGCTGGTCGATGGCCGGCATCTACGGCCTCTCGGCGGCGGGTTTTGGAATGGTGTTCGCCGCGATGCGCGAGCGGGCGGGAACGATCTGGAGCGTAATCATCGTCCATGCCGTGTTCGACATGGCGGCGATCTCCGCATCGGGCGGCGTCGACGCCCTGCTCGAGCCGGAACTCGAAACCTATATCGGCTTTGCCCTGGCAGCGACCATCTTCACCGCATGGGGCAGCGCGGCGATCTACCTGATGCAACGGCGCGCGCGACGGGAACGAGCGCCAAGCGAAAGCGCCAACCACGGCGCGCAAACCGCTCCCAGCCAACAACCCTCATAACACCACCAACCAAGCCAAGGAGAAAGTCATGCCAGTTGAATATCTCGCCATGATGGTGCCGTTCGCAGGAATCTGTGCAGGCATGTCCATCGCCTTTTATGCGATATCGACCACGCATCGCCGCAAGATGATGGACAAACAAGCCGCCATTTCTACCGCCCAGGCCAAGCAAAATGCTGTCATGATACGTGATATGCAGACGCGAATTCAGGTGTTAGAGAAAATTGTCACCGATAGCGGCTTTGATCTGGCGCACAGGATCGAAGACCTGCGCGCGCACCCCAATGGCAACACGGCCAACCCGCAACAACTACCGGCTGCCGAACTACGGTAGGATTCGGATTTGCGAGGCGCACAGGCAACAGCCTGACCACGCTCATCGCATAGCTACAGCAAACTCATATTGCAGGAGATCTTTGAAATACCAGACCAAGTCTGGTGCCAGAAGAGGACTCTAAACTAGCCCTTATCTATCTAATATTTCACAGTAGTTATTTTGCCGTCCGACAAAATGCCCCCAAATATGCCCCAACAAGTGGCATTCGCCTATCCGCACTGATACGTCAGTGCGCTCTAAACGGCGCAAACTCTTCGAAACCTATCCTGCTCATATTCTGGGCGATTCCATAGACTGCTCTCATTGATCTTTTACTTTTCGAAGTGCCAAGCCATTGATAGGCAGACCCATCACTCCCAAAAAAATGGAAACCGGCGCGCCCTTGCGTTGTCTTAGCTCTGACGGTTTGCGAAGACTCTTCGGCATCGAAGTCAATCGATAAAAGATCGGAATAAGCTGACGAACTCAACGCGAAAATTTGATACTCAATCTCGCCGGCAACCTGCACCGGAACAACAAATACTGGTTGGTTCTCAACTTTCGACACCGCTTCCAATCGCGCAAATATAAACGGCGAAGTTTTTGGCCGCCTAACCGTATCGCAAACAGCTTGCAGACAAATCAGTATACCCGCACCTTTCGGCATTCGTATAATTGTGCCGGTTGTTAGGTTTGGACCGTAATCCTCACATCTTACGCGATGGCCGCGCGGCTGGAAACTCAACTGCGACTGTGAAGCAAACCTTGCGAGTTGTGCATTGGATTTCTGCAAATCCGCCTCAAACAAGGTCGAGATTCCTTTTCCGACTCCCTTTTTTTTAAACCCCTGGATTGCGTTTGCATGACCATTTTCCGAAAACCAATCCAAACCTTCTTGAATTAGAACTTTCGTTTGGTCAGGCGTAAATTCGACTTCGCCATTCGGGCTGTTCCCAGGAGTCTCAAAAGTGAGTGTCTTATCCTGACCGTTGAATTTGGTCTCAATGCTTCGTCCGATCGCGGACTTATCCAAAAAGGGTGAAATACTCTTTCTGATAACAGCCTTTTTTATCTCGCTTAGAACGAGGTCAATTCCGTAGTCTTCGGCTTCGGTCGGATTGTCTATGGTTGCCCTGTGGTGGAAGTATGGCCCATCCATGTTTCGATCAAAAACTTGCAGAACGTGATGTGTAACATCTCTGACTGACGCAATTGTGGCCATTGCCACGTTTCCGAGTAATCCCTCGGACAGGTTAGAAAACTCAACTAACAGTCGATCGGGCAGATCTTTTTCGCCAACTTCAAATCTTTTTTGAACCGGCATAATCGGCCGGATTCCGTCCGTCTTCAGAAGACAAACAATTCTCAATCGGGTGAGGCCATCCGGTGACTCGCCTGTCACACACTCGATCGTGCGGGAAAACTCTCTATGGAGCTTCTCCCGAAGCGTTTCCTGTATTTGTCTGAGTATGGAAGCTCTACTTCTCAGAGATGTGTAGATTGATATTAGCCTCAATCGGCCATTTCTCCGAATATCTGAACGAACAATTTTTGTAATCAGCTTTTTTGCAAGATCACCGCCGTCACTCTCAACGTCCCAATCAAGAGAGACTATATCAGCGTTTTCTGCTGCCCTAACTATCCGCTTAATAGAATTGTCGTCAGCTTTAATTCTCAAAACTGAGCAGATAATTCCCAGGTCCAAAGACCTTTCGATTAGTTTCTTTGCATTCAGCCTATTGCCAACTGGCGCGATCGCTGTTGGCGGGGAGGGAGACTGGGGTAACGCTGGACGGGACGCCCCTCGCGCCGGCGCAACCATAGGCGCGGCCGGTTCGGGTTTCTCTTCAACATCAGCTTGCAAGGCCTCATCATCGATCACCAGCATCGTTTGAGCAAACAGACCTGCCGCATTCCTACGATCATCAGCGAAATTGGTTGGCCCCGACAAAACGCCCCCCTAGCCTTTAGACTTAGTAATTAGGAATTTGGCCCCCTTGATCGTGCGATCATTATCAAGAGCCAGCGTGTATCCTTGCTTCTCCAATACCGCCCGGGAAATATACAATCCCATGCCTCTTCCTGAAGGCTTTCTCGTGAAACTCAGCTCGAATATATTCTCGCGATCGCGAAGTTCTACGCCTGGCCCATTGTCGTGAACGATGAATGATCCGTTCTTGTAGTCGAGCTGTATTTCTCTTTTTTTGTCTTTTTTGCCACTCAACCAATAGATTGCGTTGTCGATCAGATTCACGAAAACCGGATACATTGTCGACGGATACTCGTGCACCTTTGCTTTGTTAAAAGCAGCCGTCGCACGCAGACGAACCTCATGCCGTTTGAAGCGGACCTCAAACAGATCTTCGAGAAAATCTGAAATGTTCTTCCCGGTAATGTCCACCCTGTTCTGATAAATTCGACGGTCAAGGGGAGTGAACAATGACAAGTAGCCATCCAGATGGTCAAAGCTGACGCGCATCTCTTGGTAAAGTGGTGCGAAATCCGGATTTATTTCGGCCCACTTGTTAAGCCGTCGAAATCCATTCCTAAGAGACCCCACGGTTTTTTCGAACTCATGATTGATGGTGTTTATTGCCAAACCAATCTGGGCAAGTTCAAGGTTTCTGTCACTCTCTCGCCGAAGCTCTTCTACCTGAGATTCAAGGGCGTCGGTAAGTTCGATCGAACTATACCCCTCCTGCCAAGCCTGGCTAACCAGGGCTATCTGGTCTCGCAACCGAACCAAATTTGCTTGCTCAGCTTCAAATGCATCGGTCAACTTGTTTTCATACTCACCTCGAATCTTGGAGAATTTTTCTTCTTCCAGGTCCTTCGAATCTAAGTCCGATAAATCTTCGATTATCTGCTTTATTGTGGCATCAATCTCCGAAAAGCTCTTCCGTGCAATAGTTCGCACTTTTGTGCTTATTTCTTCTATCGATCCCTCGGCTTCGGACTGCAGGGCACCTAGAAGTTCCTTAGACTGCCGACCTTCAAACTTGATTTTCTCTTCTAATCGAATCGCTGGCTGAAGAGGAATTTTAGTTTCTTCAACTTTTTGCGAAATAATCCGCTCTAGCTCTCGTTCACGAGGAGCTATTATCTCCTCCTCTACGTGCTGAAACTCTGCAAAGTAGGATGCCCATTCTCCTCGCATTTGTGCGCTTGTCACAAGGCCAGGAGGTTTCTCAATGGTGATTCTGGCTCGAATTGCTCCAACTTTCGCTAGCTGCTCTTTTTCCAGGCGAAGGAAGGAAAGCGCTTTCGTCTGCGGTGACGACTTCCTTCTTGATAAACTATCAAGCTTCGAGTTCGTTTCCGCCAACAAATCGTCCATCTCTTTCGTCAGCAAATTCGCGTCATGATTTTCAAAAAAGTCGTTCAATTGGCGAGTCAGTTTGGCCTTTCTTGCGTTACGTTTCTGTTCGCTCGCTTTTCTGATTTCATGGAGACGTTCGAACTCGGCTCTCCGACCAATGAAGCTCTCAGAAAACTGGCCTGATTGCCTAAAAAAATCTCCGGCGGTTTGAATGAAGAAGTTGATCAAAATCGAACGAAACTCTCGGAATGCGAGATTTTCTCTGAATCCTTCGCGGCCCGCTTTCTCCATCAAATGTGGATTCTGAGCGCCCGTCAGATCTATGGCCCCCATAATTCGTCGATAAGAATAGATGTAGTAAGCGGCACCCTGTGAACGTCTTTGTTCAATGTGCAGGAAGTCGTAATCAGAATCGCCGTAGGGCTGAACTCTGATTCCATCCCGGTAGATGTAAAGACCACCAATACGTTCCAACTTCTTTTGAATTTGAACATACTCGTCCGGCGGGACTAACGAATTTCGTGCTTGGCCTTGAAGATACGCAAATGAAAAATTGAATGGTCCACACTGCGTACGCCGTCCTTTTGAATCGGACCAGTTTAATACGTATGGTTCAGGCTCAGTTTGGTAGATCGCTACCTCACCCTGGAACTGCCCATACTCGTCGAACCTCCCAGTGAAATGGTGGTCGACCATCTCATATTCATCCGGTGTGAAGAAAGCTTTATTGCCGATTACCTCAATTGGATCACCTTCGTCTCTGTGATCGCGAACGCGAGTTTCGATCACCGGTTTGGCATGACCCGGCGACATTGTGTTTGTGAATCCAATTAGACTTCTTTGAAATCGAGTAACGCCGTTCTCCTCATCATCGAGATCGCTCTCGATTATGTCATCGGCCGGGCGAATGAAAAAGTGAGTCCCGCAGCCTTTACCAGTCAAATTTGGATCGCCAAGAAATTCGAAATACGCGCTCGGATCGATGTCAAACGCATCCATTTCTTTTGCAATTTTCGCGATTTGACTCGCAAGGGACTTTTTCGACACTTCATTTAGCGCGTCTCGAGCTTCCCCGACCATCTCTAATACATCTTCTTTGGTCGGCAACGTTCCTCCTTTGATTTCTCGAACAGGAATCACGGCGTCTGAAATGTCCAATCCAGGTAATTCGAACCAGCCCCAATGCACGTATGCAACGACCGTTTTCTTATGGGGAACTCCTTTTACTCGAGCTCGTGTGATGACAAGAACCTGAGGTCCGATAAGAGCGATGGCAAGACGACCAATGCCTTTTTCCCCCAAGATGGGTCTTTTCTTTTTCTTTCCGTCCGAGGGAGGCGGCTTTAACTCTCCGCCTTTTAGCTTGCTGTCTGTTCCGAGTGTAAGCCAACGTTTCTCGAAATCCTCAACCGTCATTCCGAGACCATCATCTCTCAAGACAAACAGTCTATCTTCACGATAATAATCCACCTCGACGGTGTTGGCGTATGCGTCATGAGCATTCTTGAATAGCTCACTGATCGCTGTCGGTATGCCAGCAATTTGCTGACGACCCAGCATATCAACAGTTCTGGCGCTGACATTAAACTTGGCCATAGGTATCAGCCCAACCTTTCAGTTGAATGCTGCATACAAGTATCTCCAAGAACCTTAGCCAACCTAACAGGAACGGCATTGCCGATCTGTTGAGCCGTTTCGTTGGGCGTTCCGCAGAAGATGAAATCATCGTCGAAAGTTTGAAGCCGTGCTGCCTCCCGCACGCTAATCGCTCTGGCTTGAGTAGGGTGTCCAAATCTTCCATTCGACAAACTGATACAGCGTGTCGTCATAGCGGCTGCGGGTCGATCCTTGTGCAAACGACCATAGACATCTGTGTGGCCGCCATGGTTCTGGTGGCATCGAAGTTTCAAATCTTCAGGCCAGTCCAATCGCCCCCCACCTTCTGGTGTTGCGTCAATTCGTTTTAGGTTCAAATCTGAGAGATTCGCAGCTACATGATTTGGAATATCAGGATGTTTCTCGCCTGCCGCAATTGGGGGCAAGTCTCCAATCCAAGTCCAAACTTTCTCGTATTCTGGACAATCCCGCCCGGGGCCATGCGTTGGTTCCGGAATCGTGATTTCACCCATCAAACTTGCAACCATTACCAGCCGCCGACGCGACTGAGGCACGCCATAGTCTTGTGATCTAAGGATTTGAACATCAATCCGATAGGACAGCGAACGTAATAGCTTCAGAAATCGGCCCAGTGCGCCCTGATCTTTCCTAACTTTCTGTAGCCCAGGAACATTTTCGACCAAAATATATTCTGGACGAAAAGCCCTAACGAACCGGTGCAGTTCGTCGAGCAAGTTCTTACGCTTATCCCTAACCTTTTTGGCTGTGTTCTGCTTTGTGAATGGCTGACACGGCGCGCACGCGGCGAACATCAGCGGGACGGTTCGATCCCGCGGCAGCAATGGCACCAAGTCATAGTATTGGAACGTCTGAATATCGGCTTCAAAAAAGCAAGCTTCTGGAAAATTCCGCTCAAAAGTCCGGCCCGCTTCAGGATCAAAATCAATGCCAGCGACAATTGACATTCCGGCTTCTCGAAGGCCGGCACTGGTCCCTCCGCATCCACAAAAAAAGTCCACAACATCAATCATGCGGAAAGCCCAAACCGGTCATATGTTCGACCATCCTCACATTTTTGGTGCCGAAGAACAACCCGGGCTGCTCCGCGAAATCGAAAGGTATCACGCGTGTCCACTATAAGACCTAACGGATTGCGGTCTGGATGTTACACAGCAAGATCCGTG from Parasphingopyxis sp. CP4 harbors:
- a CDS encoding DNA cytosine methyltransferase; translated protein: MIDVVDFFCGCGGTSAGLREAGMSIVAGIDFDPEAGRTFERNFPEACFFEADIQTFQYYDLVPLLPRDRTVPLMFAACAPCQPFTKQNTAKKVRDKRKNLLDELHRFVRAFRPEYILVENVPGLQKVRKDQGALGRFLKLLRSLSYRIDVQILRSQDYGVPQSRRRLVMVASLMGEITIPEPTHGPGRDCPEYEKVWTWIGDLPPIAAGEKHPDIPNHVAANLSDLNLKRIDATPEGGGRLDWPEDLKLRCHQNHGGHTDVYGRLHKDRPAAAMTTRCISLSNGRFGHPTQARAISVREAARLQTFDDDFIFCGTPNETAQQIGNAVPVRLAKVLGDTCMQHSTERLG
- a CDS encoding PIG-L deacetylase family protein, with the translated sequence MRMKNLLLGITALLLAGAIAALWWFDSHFEEPDAQWVESVAGDVEARSVLAVFAHPDDEQLVTGLLIRARERDDAITRIVTFTRGEAGTPMPQISRPEDLGTIRHAELLKNGYALGVSEQGVLEYPDGGLVDADFEEYATVLSEYIVRWQPDLVVTFWPESGYTGHADHMMVGRVATEVVRRLQADDPETAPRAIAYVLAPRQMMSRFGGEVGARVAANQPEPTHAMPGEGWAKIRGWEIHASQADFVREVYGFPPWFLHRIHDKEHYRVEQF
- a CDS encoding DUF393 domain-containing protein, whose amino-acid sequence is MADPASSPDGTSVTTIWFDGACPLCTREIAWMRRLDRRGRLHFVDVSDEQTACPGNRAELLARFHAEEDGEIVSGAAAFAAMWRQIPLLRPLGLAARNRISLAILEAMYRVHLKIRPALQRLVRRIDQSA
- a CDS encoding retroviral-like aspartic protease family protein, whose product is MAPIAIAFLLGLAGANTGAADASFYQAQEAPITAASATIEPTLTEIIAMQVERYRRMTVPVTIMGEGPFNFMVDTGAQTTLLSIGLADQLQLNDRETATLVGMASMRTVETTTVPDFHLGDRQLTIRTAPLVEDPDFFGDADGILGLDTLQDQRVLLDFGAGEMIVSESLPRGGSRGYDIVVRARERLGQLIIHRAELDGISVDVIIDTGAQVSIGNLALERRLNRRRMLADSILTDINGEELRSETRVARRLELGNVRLSEIAISFADSPVFDTLGLSDRPAMILGMSELRLFDRVAIDFRSRRVLFDLPENVGISRAF
- a CDS encoding CPBP family intramembrane glutamic endopeptidase, with amino-acid sequence MSTHKLTFVFVALFIFLIAWSIGLAAPLMDWLNPSSEMERYLLNKGVLTLVFAAVLWRMRLCASVGFTSGTGLSTYVIGLPLIALGILAFFEPGRAALTAPEIAGWAVVVIFVAFTEETLFRGILWQALSASNVWKRAFTTSFLFGLSHSIAAFGVFGWSMAGIYGLSAAGFGMVFAAMRERAGTIWSVIIVHAVFDMAAISASGGVDALLEPELETYIGFALAATIFTAWGSAAIYLMQRRARRERAPSESANHGAQTAPSQQPS
- a CDS encoding TetR/AcrR family transcriptional regulator, with product MPSHPDIIEPTHKKGRESQARIVQATLRLIETTPFDQLTIAEIMAEAEMAVGTFYRRFKTKESVLPFVFAAYGQLFENWARGFEDYSLETSDEIIEMIVRRTAKLFAQNAGLIRTVHLYIRLHPELQITRSGRNALGDSLGAVLAKDFDHPTKDDLARGQMAVLTMVSVMTEQYLYKAHSPANATKLSNAAVQDLLIHMLRSLKA
- a CDS encoding ATP-binding protein, with amino-acid sequence MAKFNVSARTVDMLGRQQIAGIPTAISELFKNAHDAYANTVEVDYYREDRLFVLRDDGLGMTVEDFEKRWLTLGTDSKLKGGELKPPPSDGKKKKRPILGEKGIGRLAIALIGPQVLVITRARVKGVPHKKTVVAYVHWGWFELPGLDISDAVIPVREIKGGTLPTKEDVLEMVGEARDALNEVSKKSLASQIAKIAKEMDAFDIDPSAYFEFLGDPNLTGKGCGTHFFIRPADDIIESDLDDEENGVTRFQRSLIGFTNTMSPGHAKPVIETRVRDHRDEGDPIEVIGNKAFFTPDEYEMVDHHFTGRFDEYGQFQGEVAIYQTEPEPYVLNWSDSKGRRTQCGPFNFSFAYLQGQARNSLVPPDEYVQIQKKLERIGGLYIYRDGIRVQPYGDSDYDFLHIEQRRSQGAAYYIYSYRRIMGAIDLTGAQNPHLMEKAGREGFRENLAFREFRSILINFFIQTAGDFFRQSGQFSESFIGRRAEFERLHEIRKASEQKRNARKAKLTRQLNDFFENHDANLLTKEMDDLLAETNSKLDSLSRRKSSPQTKALSFLRLEKEQLAKVGAIRARITIEKPPGLVTSAQMRGEWASYFAEFQHVEEEIIAPRERELERIISQKVEETKIPLQPAIRLEEKIKFEGRQSKELLGALQSEAEGSIEEISTKVRTIARKSFSEIDATIKQIIEDLSDLDSKDLEEEKFSKIRGEYENKLTDAFEAEQANLVRLRDQIALVSQAWQEGYSSIELTDALESQVEELRRESDRNLELAQIGLAINTINHEFEKTVGSLRNGFRRLNKWAEINPDFAPLYQEMRVSFDHLDGYLSLFTPLDRRIYQNRVDITGKNISDFLEDLFEVRFKRHEVRLRATAAFNKAKVHEYPSTMYPVFVNLIDNAIYWLSGKKDKKREIQLDYKNGSFIVHDNGPGVELRDRENIFELSFTRKPSGRGMGLYISRAVLEKQGYTLALDNDRTIKGAKFLITKSKG
- a CDS encoding response regulator receiver domain; amino-acid sequence: MSGPTNFADDRRNAAGLFAQTMLVIDDEALQADVEEKPEPAAPMVAPARGASRPALPQSPSPPTAIAPVGNRLNAKKLIERSLDLGIICSVLRIKADDNSIKRIVRAAENADIVSLDWDVESDGGDLAKKLITKIVRSDIRRNGRLRLISIYTSLRSRASILRQIQETLREKLHREFSRTIECVTGESPDGLTRLRIVCLLKTDGIRPIMPVQKRFEVGEKDLPDRLLVEFSNLSEGLLGNVAMATIASVRDVTHHVLQVFDRNMDGPYFHHRATIDNPTEAEDYGIDLVLSEIKKAVIRKSISPFLDKSAIGRSIETKFNGQDKTLTFETPGNSPNGEVEFTPDQTKVLIQEGLDWFSENGHANAIQGFKKKGVGKGISTLFEADLQKSNAQLARFASQSQLSFQPRGHRVRCEDYGPNLTTGTIIRMPKGAGILICLQAVCDTVRRPKTSPFIFARLEAVSKVENQPVFVVPVQVAGEIEYQIFALSSSAYSDLLSIDFDAEESSQTVRAKTTQGRAGFHFFGSDGSAYQWLGTSKSKRSMRAVYGIAQNMSRIGFEEFAPFRAH